From the genome of Shewanella sp. Choline-02u-19, one region includes:
- a CDS encoding ABC transporter permease, with the protein MILGLARRWSVASYTLALLIVMPLIALILQSLMPDEAVFGHLIDTVLPTYISNSLLLMFWVVIGALLLAIPAAWLVAKCRFPGRNIFQWALLLPLAMPAYVVAYVYTDLLDYAGPVQRSLRGLLGWQTPHDYYFPEVRSLGGAAIMLALVLFPYIYLLARTAFMEQSASLGHAARVMGCSPWKSFWRLSLPMARPALAVGATLVAMETAADFATVSYFAVPTLTTAVYDTWFEYGSLTAAAKLSTIMLFVIFAMIGFERFARRKQQLFQKQSSPGELDRYSLSGVKAFAATGYCFGLLTLAFLLPFAILLQYAWGYFAESWNAKFFEYSFNSLWISLLVSVICVCIGIVLMFVRRVSPRRADMLPSRLASTGYALPGTVLAIGILVPFTQLDFAINDVAEYFGFEGPGLILTGSVFILVCAFCIRFAAIAIGSIENSYKRISPSLDMASVTLGLTPKALLARVHVPLLRKGIFAGLLLVFIECMKELPAALLLRPIGFENLATYVFQFVSDEQLEHGALAAIVIVLVGLVPLIYLNRSLEQEK; encoded by the coding sequence ATGATATTAGGCTTAGCTAGACGCTGGTCTGTTGCAAGCTACACATTGGCACTGTTGATCGTGATGCCGCTTATCGCGCTTATTCTGCAATCACTGATGCCTGATGAAGCTGTTTTTGGTCATCTCATTGATACCGTTTTACCGACCTATATCAGCAATAGTTTGCTGCTAATGTTCTGGGTGGTGATAGGCGCTCTTCTACTGGCTATACCCGCCGCTTGGCTGGTGGCCAAATGTCGTTTCCCTGGCCGAAACATCTTCCAATGGGCATTATTGTTACCACTGGCAATGCCAGCCTATGTGGTCGCTTACGTGTACACGGACCTTTTGGATTATGCAGGTCCCGTGCAGCGAAGTCTGCGAGGCCTATTGGGCTGGCAAACGCCCCATGATTACTACTTTCCTGAAGTACGCTCTTTAGGCGGTGCAGCAATTATGCTGGCGTTGGTGCTTTTTCCGTACATTTATCTGCTAGCGCGCACCGCATTTATGGAGCAATCAGCAAGTTTAGGACATGCCGCACGCGTTATGGGGTGTAGTCCTTGGAAAAGCTTCTGGCGGCTTAGCTTACCTATGGCTAGGCCCGCTTTAGCCGTGGGAGCCACACTTGTTGCTATGGAAACGGCGGCAGATTTTGCCACTGTGAGTTATTTTGCGGTGCCCACATTAACCACGGCTGTTTATGATACTTGGTTTGAATATGGCAGTTTAACCGCTGCCGCAAAACTCTCTACTATTATGCTGTTTGTCATCTTTGCTATGATTGGTTTCGAGCGTTTTGCACGCCGAAAACAACAACTTTTCCAAAAACAGTCATCACCAGGAGAGTTAGATCGCTACTCGCTGAGTGGTGTAAAGGCATTTGCGGCTACTGGCTACTGCTTTGGCTTATTAACGCTCGCTTTTTTGCTGCCATTCGCTATTTTGCTGCAATATGCTTGGGGTTATTTTGCCGAGAGTTGGAATGCCAAATTTTTTGAGTACAGCTTTAATAGTTTATGGATTTCGCTATTGGTAAGCGTGATCTGTGTCTGCATCGGTATTGTTTTAATGTTTGTCAGAAGGGTGAGTCCTCGAAGAGCCGATATGTTGCCGTCAAGGTTAGCCTCTACTGGCTACGCTCTACCCGGTACCGTGTTGGCCATTGGTATTTTAGTGCCATTTACACAGCTTGATTTTGCGATTAATGATGTCGCTGAATATTTTGGTTTTGAAGGGCCGGGACTTATATTAACCGGTAGTGTTTTTATTCTTGTTTGTGCTTTTTGTATCCGTTTTGCCGCAATTGCAATTGGTAGTATAGAAAATAGCTATAAACGCATTTCGCCATCTTTAGATATGGCGAGTGTAACGTTAGGCTTAACCCCAAAAGCATTGCTGGCTAGGGTGCATGTCCCCTTGCTGCGAAAAGGAATATTTGCGGGATTATTATTGGTCTTTATTGAGTGTATGAAAGAGCTCCCGGCGGCTTTGTTACTCAGACCGATCGGTTTTGAAAATTTGGCGACGTATGTTTTTCAGTTTGTCTCTGATGAACAGCTAGAACATGGCGCTTTAGCCGCGATTGTTATCGTGTTGGTGGGGTTAGTCCCATTGATATACCTCAACCGTTCTTTGGAGCAAGAAAAGTAG
- a CDS encoding Fe(3+) ABC transporter substrate-binding protein, giving the protein MRMINSLMMVGLLCSATMVSAAERLTVYSYRQAFLIDPILTDFTKQTGIEVDVVFSKKGIAERMSREGRLSKADIVLTSDFYRLMELVKKDLVIPASSDTLKQNIPQKYRSPDDMWYALTMRVRNIYSSKERLGKLDINYEDLADPKYLGKICSRSGKHPYNVSLVASMIAHHGEQDTKTWLQGLKANLARKPQGNDRAQVKALSEGLCDIAIGNSYYLGKMLQDPKQKPWAEAVEINFPNQDNRGSHINVSGMALAKYTKNRDAAIQLMEFLSSDSAQQTYADVNMEYPVKADVKPSKLVASWGQFKADDLPIYKLAEYHSAAIKLLDEVKFDL; this is encoded by the coding sequence ATGAGAATGATCAACAGTCTAATGATGGTTGGGCTTTTATGTAGTGCAACTATGGTTAGTGCCGCTGAAAGGTTAACGGTCTACTCTTATCGACAAGCTTTTCTTATTGACCCTATTTTGACTGACTTTACTAAGCAAACGGGCATTGAAGTTGATGTCGTGTTTTCAAAGAAAGGCATCGCGGAGCGTATGTCGCGAGAAGGACGCTTGTCTAAAGCTGATATAGTACTGACTTCAGATTTCTATCGGTTAATGGAGTTGGTTAAGAAAGATCTTGTCATCCCAGCAAGCAGCGATACGCTAAAGCAAAATATTCCCCAAAAATACCGTTCACCAGATGACATGTGGTATGCATTAACCATGCGTGTCCGTAATATTTATAGCTCGAAAGAAAGACTGGGTAAGTTAGATATTAACTATGAAGATCTCGCCGACCCTAAGTATCTCGGTAAAATTTGCAGCCGAAGTGGTAAGCATCCTTATAATGTTTCTCTCGTCGCATCGATGATTGCGCACCATGGTGAACAAGACACTAAGACATGGCTACAAGGCTTAAAAGCCAATCTTGCGCGTAAGCCACAAGGTAATGACAGGGCCCAGGTTAAAGCGCTAAGCGAAGGTTTATGTGATATCGCCATTGGCAACAGCTATTATTTAGGCAAAATGCTACAAGATCCTAAACAGAAGCCATGGGCTGAAGCGGTTGAGATTAACTTCCCTAACCAAGATAACCGTGGTTCGCACATCAATGTATCAGGTATGGCGTTAGCCAAATACACTAAAAACCGTGACGCAGCTATTCAGTTGATGGAGTTTCTATCAAGTGATTCTGCGCAGCAAACCTATGCTGATGTGAACATGGAATATCCGGTTAAAGCTGATGTTAAACCATCGAAGTTAGTCGCCTCTTGGGGACAATTTAAAGCTGATGACTTGCCTATCTATAAGCTAGCTGAATACCATAGCGCTGCGATAAAACTATTGGATGAAGTGAAGTTTGATCTTTAG
- a CDS encoding ferredoxin--NADP reductase, whose protein sequence is MWIEGKVIERNDWSDKLFSLKIKVDIGNFIAGQFIKLSRVVDEKRIGRAYSLVNPPGTDYIEVLAVAVDDGQLSPDLQALSAGDVIDVATKASGFMTLDELPKDDKKGEHLWFLATGTAVGPFISMMETEEPWQNYQKVILVYGVREAQDLAYLPLLRALESKYPSQFKLVLLVTREPVDGALRCRIPDGLLSGEIEALAGVTISANESQVMICGNPGMITDAQLVLKNRGLAKNLRRAPGQVTVEKYW, encoded by the coding sequence ATGTGGATTGAAGGTAAAGTCATTGAGCGGAATGATTGGAGTGACAAGTTATTCTCATTAAAAATCAAAGTCGATATTGGAAATTTTATCGCGGGTCAATTTATTAAATTAAGTCGAGTCGTTGATGAGAAACGCATCGGCCGAGCTTACTCTCTGGTTAACCCACCTGGGACTGATTACATTGAGGTACTGGCGGTAGCGGTGGATGACGGCCAATTATCTCCAGATCTGCAAGCATTGTCTGCCGGTGACGTCATTGATGTTGCAACCAAAGCATCAGGTTTTATGACGCTTGATGAGCTACCTAAAGATGATAAGAAAGGTGAACACCTTTGGTTCCTTGCGACAGGTACAGCAGTTGGTCCTTTCATCTCTATGATGGAAACCGAAGAACCGTGGCAAAACTATCAGAAAGTAATCTTAGTCTATGGTGTTCGAGAAGCGCAGGATTTGGCTTATCTGCCGCTACTTAGGGCGTTGGAAAGCAAATATCCTTCACAGTTTAAATTAGTACTCTTGGTCACAAGAGAGCCTGTTGATGGGGCACTACGTTGCCGGATCCCTGATGGACTCTTAAGTGGTGAAATAGAAGCATTAGCGGGCGTCACTATTTCCGCCAATGAGTCTCAAGTGATGATTTGCGGTAATCCTGGAATGATCACCGATGCACAGCTGGTGCTAAAAAACAGAGGACTCGCCAAGAACTTACGCCGAGCGCCAGGACAAGTTACCGTCGAAAAATACTGGTAA
- a CDS encoding glutathione S-transferase — protein MKLYYSDASPYARCVRVFISYHKIKGIEEIIANPFDNSPELLRVNPLAKIPCLQLNDGSALFDSEVIMRFLDTEFGQSRLFGMRVNNWSQQCHFSLLKGIFDSAVSLRQEQLRDEEGLRSAFWTSRFEQALLRGLKEIETIGITHSAELTALQVMLVCLLEYIDFRHPDILWRNVAPALGLWLKEAQKADAFVATRPA, from the coding sequence ATGAAACTGTATTATTCCGACGCTTCACCTTATGCCCGTTGTGTCCGTGTTTTTATTAGCTACCACAAGATTAAAGGGATTGAAGAGATTATTGCTAACCCCTTCGATAACTCTCCAGAACTGCTTAGAGTTAACCCTTTAGCAAAGATCCCCTGTTTGCAGCTAAATGATGGCTCGGCATTGTTTGATAGCGAAGTGATTATGCGTTTCTTAGACACTGAATTTGGCCAGTCTCGTTTATTTGGAATGAGAGTAAATAATTGGTCGCAACAGTGTCACTTTTCATTACTGAAAGGTATTTTTGATAGTGCGGTCTCACTTAGACAGGAGCAACTTCGAGATGAAGAGGGTTTGCGTTCTGCATTTTGGACATCGCGATTTGAGCAAGCATTATTAAGAGGCTTAAAAGAGATTGAAACCATTGGCATCACTCACTCTGCTGAGTTAACGGCATTGCAAGTCATGTTAGTTTGTCTATTGGAGTACATTGACTTTAGGCATCCCGATATACTTTGGCGAAATGTGGCTCCTGCACTCGGTCTTTGGCTGAAGGAAGCGCAGAAAGCTGATGCTTTTGTTGCCACAAGGCCCGCGTGA